From a single Lacerta agilis isolate rLacAgi1 chromosome 3, rLacAgi1.pri, whole genome shotgun sequence genomic region:
- the LOC117044722 gene encoding cytochrome c oxidase subunit 7B, mitochondrial-like, translating to MFFPLARGALGLAARGVQRTAARQVHSKHGPDFHDKYGNLILLGGALFCVSIWSYVVTQTGIEWNLSPVGRITPKEWREK from the coding sequence ATGTTTTTTCCTTTGGCGAGGGGAGCTCTGGGCCTCGCGGCTCGTGGGGTGCAGCGTACTGCGGCAAGACAAGTTCACAGCAAACATGGACCTGATTTTCATGACAAATATGGCAACTTGATTTTACTCGGCGGGGCTCTGTTTTGTGTCTCCATTTGGAGCTATGTTGTAACACAAACGGGGATAGAGTGGAATTTGTCTCCTGTTGGTCGAATTACCCCAAAAGAATGGAGAGAGAAGTAG